In Zingiber officinale cultivar Zhangliang chromosome 8B, Zo_v1.1, whole genome shotgun sequence, a single genomic region encodes these proteins:
- the LOC122015291 gene encoding plastocyanin-like produces the protein MATTFATSPALAAAPASFGGLRGRSSNRLRRGSGRVLVVRASLKEAVGLAVAATAASAVVASGSAQAFDVLLGSDSGELAFVPSSFSVAAGEKIVFKNNAGFPHNVVFDEDEVPAGVDAGAISMAEEDLLNAQGETYSVTLSAKGTYGFYCAPHQGAGMVGKVTVN, from the coding sequence ATGGCCACTACCTTTGCCACCTCTCCGGCACTCGCCGCAGCCCCTGCTTCCTTCGGAGGCCTCAGGGGCCGCAGCAGCAACAGATTGAGGAGGGGCAGTGGCAGAGTACTAGTAGTTCGAGCGTCGCTCAAGGAGGCGGTGGGCTTGGCAGTGGCTGCGACGGCGGCCAGCGCGGTGGTGGCGAGCGGCAGTGCGCAGGCCTTTGACGTGCTGCTGGGGAGCGACAGCGGGGAGCTGGCGTTCGTGCCGAGCAGCTTCTCGGTGGCGGCGGGGGAGAAGATCGTGTTCAAGAACAACGCCGGGTTCCCGCACAACGTGGTGTTCGACGAGGACGAGGTCCCGGCGGGCGTCGACGCTGGGGCCATCTCCATGGCGGAGGAGGACCTGCTGAACGCTCAGGGGGAGACTTACTCCGTCACGCTTAGCGCCAAGGGCACCTACGGCTTCTACTGCGCCCCGCACCAGGGCGCCGGCATGGTCGGAAAAGTAACCGTCAACTGA